GGTGGCTTGTTTTTTCACCGGCTCCAGCATCAGATACTCCCCCTCACCAGTGTTCCGATTTTTTCTCCGAGAATGACCCGTCGAATGTTGCCTTCTTTCTCAATATTAAATACGATCAAAGGAATGTCATTGTCCATGCAAAGCGAAGATGCCGTTGAGTCCATCACGCCGAGGCCCTGGTTGAGCACATCGAGGAAGGTGAGTTCATCATACTTGACCGCATCCGGATTGCGCGCCGGGTCGGCGGAGTAGACGCCATCCACTTTATTTTTGGCCATGAGGATGACATCGGCTTCGATTTCAGCGGCACGCAATGCAGCCGTGGTGTCCGTTGAGAAATAGGGGTTACCGGTTCCGGCGGCAAATATGACCACCCGTCCTTTTTCCAAATGCCGGATGGCGCGTCGCCGGATGTACGGTTCAGCCACTTGACGCATCTCGATGGAGGTTTGGACTCGGGTGGGGACACCCAGTTGCTCCAAAGAATCTTGCAATGCCAGCGAATTCATCACCGTAGCCAGCATGCCCATATAGTCGGCCGTCGCCCGGTCAATACCACGTGCGCTGCCGGCCACACCCCGCCAGATGTTGCCGCCGCCGACGACCACCGCTACCTGAACGCCCATTTCGACCACTTCTTTGATTTGTTGGGCGATGGAAGTGATCACCTTCGGATCGATCCCGTAGCCTTGCTGACCGGCCAGGGCTTCTCCGCTCAGTTTTAACACGACACGTCGATAATGGGGCCGCTCCATAACGGTTCCTCCGTTTCTACACGATACCCTTATTCGACAGGGTGTCTGGTTTTCCTTCCCTGGTCATCGTCAAAAAAGGGAACACCGGGTGTTCCCTTTTTTGACGCGAAACTCACTTCTTCATTTGGGCCATGACTTCTTCAACGAAGTTGTCTTCGCGTTTTTCCAGCCCTTCACCCAGTTCGTAACGTACAAAACGACGAATGGAGATGTTTTCCCCGATCCGGGCGATTTGCTCTTTCACCAATTGATCGATCGTTTTGTCGCCGTCTTTGATGAACGGCTGTTCCAACAGACACACTTGTTGATAGTATTTCTCCAGTCGGCCCGCCACCATTTTGTCCACAATATGTTCCGGCTTGCCTTCGTTCAAAGCTTGGGTACGCAGGATTTCGCGCTCTTTTTCCACCTCTTCGGCAGGCACTTCCTCACGACGTACGTATTTCGGCGCCATCGCAGCGATCTGCATCGCGATGTCCTTCACAAATGCTTGGAATTCGGCGTTTTTCGCCACGAAGTCGGTTTCGCAGTTCACTTCTACCAACACGCCGATCCGTCCGCCTGCGTGTATGTAGGATTCCACAATCCCTTCGGCAGCGATTCGTCCTGCTTTTTTCGCGGCAGCAGCCAATCCTTTCTCGCG
This portion of the Polycladomyces subterraneus genome encodes:
- the tsf gene encoding translation elongation factor Ts yields the protein MAISAAQVKELREKTGAGMMDCKKALQEANGDMEKAVEILREKGLAAAAKKAGRIAAEGIVESYIHAGGRIGVLVEVNCETDFVAKNAEFQAFVKDIAMQIAAMAPKYVRREEVPAEEVEKEREILRTQALNEGKPEHIVDKMVAGRLEKYYQQVCLLEQPFIKDGDKTIDQLVKEQIARIGENISIRRFVRYELGEGLEKREDNFVEEVMAQMKK
- the pyrH gene encoding UMP kinase yields the protein MERPHYRRVVLKLSGEALAGQQGYGIDPKVITSIAQQIKEVVEMGVQVAVVVGGGNIWRGVAGSARGIDRATADYMGMLATVMNSLALQDSLEQLGVPTRVQTSIEMRQVAEPYIRRRAIRHLEKGRVVIFAAGTGNPYFSTDTTAALRAAEIEADVILMAKNKVDGVYSADPARNPDAVKYDELTFLDVLNQGLGVMDSTASSLCMDNDIPLIVFNIEKEGNIRRVILGEKIGTLVRGSI